One window from the genome of Salvia miltiorrhiza cultivar Shanhuang (shh) chromosome 7, IMPLAD_Smil_shh, whole genome shotgun sequence encodes:
- the LOC130994562 gene encoding probable calcium-binding protein CML18, with protein MNSKEPAVKLDDEQLTELREIFRSFDRNNDGSLTELELGSLLRSLGLKPSPDQIDALIQKADTNSNGLVEFSEFVALVAPELLPAKSPYTEEQLRHLFKMFDRDGNGYITAAELAHSMAKLGHALTAEELTGMIREADTDGDGRISFQEFSQAITSAAFDNSWA; from the coding sequence ATGAACAGTAAAGAACCGGCCGTGAAATTGGATGACGAGCAGTTGACGGAGCTGCGGGAGATATTCCGGTCGTTCGACCGGAACAACGACGGCAGCCTGACGGAGCTGGAGCTCGGCTCGCTGCTTCGGTCGCTCGGGTTGAAGCCGAGCCCCGACCAGATCGACGCGCTCATCCAGAAGGCCGACACCAACAGCAATGGCTTGGTGGAGTTCTCGGAGTTCGTGGCGCTGGTGGCGCCGGAGCTCCTACCGGCGAAGTCGCCCTACACGGAGGAGCAGCTCAGGCACCTCTTCAAGATGTTTGATCGGGACGGCAACGGCTACATCACGGCAGCCGAGCTGGCGCACTCCATGGCCAAGCTCGGCCACGCCCTCACGGCCGAGGAGCTCACCGGGATGATCAGGGAGGCCGACACCGACGGCGACGGCAGGATCAGTTTTCAGGAGTTCTCGCAGGCGATCACCTCAGCCGCCTTTGATAATTCTTGGGCTTAA